A DNA window from Enterobacter asburiae contains the following coding sequences:
- a CDS encoding 2-oxo-tetronate isomerase, with the protein MSNLFHDSNNTVGELTKKLASKLTDLGLRLTTAESCTGGKLSVALCAEENTAEFYDVGLVVFSDEAKARILGVRPETLERFTAVSEQTVTEMAASIRDIAQADISIAISGYAGPEGGDDGTAAGTVCFAWNIRGETKTRTVLFSGDCQDVVEKAVHYSLAELVTTLSDGNNG; encoded by the coding sequence ATGAGCAATCTTTTTCACGACAGCAATAATACCGTGGGTGAACTGACGAAAAAGCTGGCGAGCAAATTAACCGATCTCGGGCTTCGCTTAACCACCGCGGAGTCCTGCACGGGCGGAAAACTCTCGGTGGCGCTTTGCGCAGAGGAAAACACCGCCGAATTTTATGATGTTGGGCTGGTCGTGTTCAGCGATGAAGCTAAAGCGCGGATCCTCGGCGTGCGTCCCGAGACGCTTGAGCGGTTTACGGCCGTGAGCGAGCAGACGGTAACCGAAATGGCCGCCAGTATCCGCGACATCGCCCAGGCCGATATCAGCATCGCCATCAGCGGCTACGCGGGTCCGGAAGGGGGCGACGACGGCACGGCGGCGGGGACGGTCTGCTTCGCGTGGAACATACGCGGCGAGACGAAGACCCGCACCGTGCTTTTCTCCGGTGACTGTCAGGATGTGGTCGAAAAAGCGGTGCATTAC
- a CDS encoding DUF421 domain-containing protein, translated as MDMVFRALAIYLFLVVVFKVAGRRALLQMTSFDLILLLIISEATQQALLGQDFSVTGAMITITTLVVVDIIFGLMKKYFSPVENILDGTPVILVENGVPLADKLKKVDVSCDDILVSARQNNGITEISDIKYAILERNGHISIIPFEK; from the coding sequence ATGGATATGGTCTTTCGCGCGCTGGCTATTTATCTGTTTCTGGTGGTGGTATTTAAAGTGGCCGGGCGTCGCGCGCTGCTGCAGATGACCAGCTTCGATCTCATTCTGCTCCTGATAATTAGTGAAGCCACACAGCAGGCGCTTCTCGGACAGGATTTTTCCGTCACCGGCGCGATGATTACCATTACCACGCTGGTGGTAGTAGATATTATTTTCGGGCTAATGAAGAAGTATTTTTCTCCGGTGGAGAATATTCTGGATGGCACGCCTGTTATTCTGGTGGAGAACGGCGTGCCGTTAGCCGATAAACTGAAAAAAGTTGACGTGTCCTGTGATGATATTCTGGTGTCAGCGCGCCAAAATAATGGCATTACGGAAATAAGCGACATTAAATATGCCATACTTGAGCGCAATGGGCATATTTCAATCATTCCTTTCGAGAAATAA